taaaattttATTCACACTTTTCAccaactgtcacatgaccactcaggaccgctgtgtgtgtgtgtgtgttgtagagaGCGACAGGTGAACTGCCCTCCTGAGCTTCTGTACCCTCAGGCTGACGTAGCGGAGCGACTAGCGCGCGGCGGCAGCGACGACGCCCTGACTAATGGCACGAAGGCCGACCTGCCGGCGGCCAAACGTCTCGCCAAGCGTCTGTATCACCTGGACGGGTTCAGGAAGTCTGACGTCGCCCGACACCTCAGCAagaagtcagtgtgtgtgtgtgtgtgtgtgtgagtcacggATCAGATGCTCTGTTTAACTCCGCCCCTTTTGTCTGCCTGCAGTAATGAGTTCAGTCAGAAGGTGGCGCAGGAGTATCTGCGAAACTTTAACTTCAGCGGTCTGACCATCGACCAGGCGCTGAGGTGAGTTCTGTCCTTGTGTCTAGGCTCCACCCCCAAGCACAGACA
The sequence above is a segment of the Solea senegalensis isolate Sse05_10M unplaced genomic scaffold, IFAPA_SoseM_1 scf7180000015872, whole genome shotgun sequence genome. Coding sequences within it:
- the LOC122762630 gene encoding PH and SEC7 domain-containing protein 1-like — its product is MASYLLCWGGGALEDRYLYAPPYPAVYRERQVNCPPELLYPQADVAERLARGGSDDALTNGTKADLPAAKRLAKRLYHLDGFRKSDVARHLSKNNEFSQKVAQEYLRNFNFSGLTIDQALRLFLSQFALMGETQERERVLSHFSKRYRECNSTDNTE